A DNA window from Trypanosoma brucei brucei TREU927 chromosome 11 chr11_scaffold01 genomic scaffold, whole genome shotgun sequence contains the following coding sequences:
- a CDS encoding 60S acidic ribosomal subunit protein, putative: MPSVSQEKRDYEDRLNGCLTKYSRVLFCLMDNVRSQQVHGVRRDLRGKGELVMGKKTLQKKIVEKRAEGNKATDADKLFHQVCTDKQLLCGNTSMIFTNSEVSDITSVLDSHRVQAPARVGAIAPCDVIVPAGNTGMEPKATAFFQALNIATKISKGTVEIVSDKKVLSTGDKVDNSTATLLQKLDISPFYYQVEVQSVWDRGVLFTREDLSVTDAVVEKYLLEGISNISAMSLGAGIPTAATLPHMIVDAFKTLLGASVATNYEFEEYDGKNLRTAALEGKLGGGEAAAPAAAAAAAAPAAAPAAAAAEEEEDDDDFGMGALF, encoded by the coding sequence ATGCCATCCGTTTCCCAGGAGAAACGTGACTATGAGGATCGCCTCAACGGCTGCCTCACGAAGTACAGCCGTGTGCTCTTCTGCCTGATGGACAATGTTCGCTCGCAGCAGGTGCACGGTGTACGCCGTGATCTCCGCGGTAAGGGTGAGCTGGTGATGGGAAAGAAGACGTTGCAGAAGAAGATCGTGGAGAAGCGCGCTGAGGGCAACAAGGCCACAGATGCTGATAAGCTGTTCCACCAGGTTTGCACCGATAAGCAGCTTCTGTGTGGCAACACATCGATGATATTCACGAACAGCGAAGTGTCTGATATCACCAGCGTGTTGGACAGCCACCGTGTTCAGGCGCCTGCGCGTGTTGGTGCCATTGCCCCATGTGATGTTATTGTGCCCGCCGGTAACACGGGTATGGAGCCGAAGGCAACGGCGTTCTTCCAAGCGTTGAACATCGCGACGAAGATTTCCAAGGGTACTGTGGAGATTGTGAGCGACAAGAAGGTACTGAGCACTGGTGACAAGGTGGATAACTCCACGGCGACGCTGCTGCAGAAGCTCGACATCTCACCTTTCTATTACCAGGTCGAGGTGCAATCCGTGTGGGACCGCGGTGTGCTGTTTACCCGTGAAGATCTCTCCGTCACCGATGCGGTTGTGGAGAAGTACCTCCTCGAAGGAATCAGCAACATCAGCGCTATGTCACTGGGTGCTGGTATCCCAACTGCCGCTACACTGCCGCACATGATTGTCGACGCCTTCAAGACTCTTCTCGGCGCCTCCGTTGCCACGAATTACGAGTTTGAGGAATACGACGGAAAGAACCTGCGCACAGCCGCCTTGGAGGGTAAACTCGGTGGTGGCGAAGCTGCTGCccccgccgctgccgctgctgccgccgccCCCGCCGCCGCTCCCGCTGCCGCCGcagctgaggaggaggaggatgatgatgacttTGGCATGGGTGCTCTCTTCTAG
- a CDS encoding choline/ethanolamine kinase, putative yields MEVAVGHVRHVPCTVPDDPASRMRAIREIVARHCALFMQKGGDVGRSQCASNLGNNITSGTSNGFDADRLQVVAFSGGITNEMYHVYCEGWEAHSVVMRIFGKETERVISRGDELFYQSLFIPTYVRGQNFLVYQYLYQYEPLPFVEMVKEYEKIARGIAFFHVRATLEARSDYSVTPVGGVVGAGGATVGPTNTCSRFDLEENYIVHSLTEWVEQALSETVQEKVDATKRATYASVAQQLKEEAQWLLPLMQRHSPELGESTCHNDLLSGNIMRQKSDGALKIIDFEYAKRNYFLFDIANHFNEYTGLECDYATYFPSEEHMKKFVTTYMCAMREELEKHAEEAKRRQLTDIIPGQQHFFMCDVGGVEGDKRIHRMVQLVKLLTLASHLSWSVWALLQEAVSKTDMDFLRYSQLRLSRYLETRKEFSASS; encoded by the coding sequence ATGGAGGTGGCTGTGGGGCACGTCCGTCATGTGCCGTGCACGGTACCCGACGATCCTGCGAGCCGTATGAGAGCTATTCGGGAAATCGTTGCTCGGCACTGTGCGCTTTTCATGCAAAAGGGTGGCGATGTAGGCCGATCTCAATGTGCTTCAAATCTGGGCAATAATATTACGAGCGGCACGTCAAATGGATTCGATGCAGATCGTTTGCAGGTGGTGGCCTTTTCTGGCGGAATAACGAATGAGATGTACCATGTATACTGCGAAGGATGGGAGGCCCATTCTGTTGTGATGCGTATCTTTGGAAAGGAGACAGAGCGCGTCATATCCCGTGGGGATGAGCTTTTCTACCAGTCATTATTTATTCCGACTTATGTTCGCGGCCAGAACTTTTTAGTTTACCAGTACCTTTATCAGTACGAGCCCCTTCCGTTCGTGGAGATGGTAAAAGAGTACGAAAAGATAGCGCGTGGGATTGCCTTCTTCCACGTCCGGGCGACACTTGAGGCAAGAAGTGATTATAGTGTCACCCCCGTCGGTGGGGTGGTCGGCGCGGGTGGCGCAACCGTAGGCCCAACGAATACCTGTTCGCGCTTCGATTTGGAGGAAAATTATATTGTCCATTCCCTCACCGAGTGGGTGGAGCAGGCCCTTTCGGAGACTGTGCAGGAGAAGGTGGACGCCACAAAACGGGCGACTTATGCATCTGTAGCGCAACAGCTGAAGGAGGAGGCCCAGTGGCTGCTGCCATTGATGCAGAGGCACTCACCTGAGTTGGGCGAGAGTACGTGCCACAATGACCTGCTCAGCGGCAATATCATGAGGCAGAAAAGTGATGGCGCACTGAAGATTATTGACTTCGAGTATGCAAAACGTAATTACTTTCTGTTTGATATAGCCAATCACTTCAACGAGTACACGGGGCTCGAGTGTGACTACGCCACATATTTCCCCTCTGAGGAGCACATGAAAAAGTTTGTGACCACTTATATGTGTGCTATGCGGGAGGAGCTCGAAAAACATGCTGAGGAGGCGAAGCGTCGGCAACTAACGGATATTATACCGGGACAGCAGCATTTCTTCATGTGCGATGTGGGAGGTGTTGAGGGGGATAAGCGGATCCATCGCATGGTTCAGCTTGTCAAACTCCTTACCCTCGCTTCTCACCTAAGTTGGAGTGTTTGGGCCTTACTTCAGGAGGCGGTGTCGAAGACGGACATGGACTTCCTGCGGTACTCGCAGCTCCGACTGTCGCGGTACCTGGAGACGAGGAAGGAGTTTAGTGCATCTTCATAA
- a CDS encoding DNA-directed RNA polymerase II, putative, whose translation MSTSHGMLIYNNDITADSLLDTKDCRKIVEEVSSKMPNSSLFKLDREDHTLANLLRMRLHENPLVHIAGYRVPHPTQHRVELRVQTSSDGTGKPIPTPKEALLEAVGSCMKDLEEFEGAFLREAQSKGLDVE comes from the coding sequence atgtCCACCTCACATGGCATGCTGATTTACAACAATGATATCACTGCTGATAGCCTTCTGGACACGAAGGACTGCCGTAAAATTGTGGAGGAAGTGTCCAGTAAGATGCCCAACTCCTCCCTTTTCAAACTGGACAGAGAGGACCACACTTTAGCCAACCTTCTTCGCATGCGATTGCACGAGAACCCACTTGTGCATATTGCAGGTTATCGCGTGCCACATCCCACGCAACACCGTGTAGAGCTACGCGTTCAGACATCCTCCGATGGCACCGGAAAGCCCATTCCAACTCCGAAGGAAGCACTCCTGGAGGCGGTCGGATCGTGCATGAAAGACCTTGAGGAATTTGAAGGGGCGTTCCTTCGCGAAGCGCAGAGCAAAGGTTTGGATGTTGAATAG
- a CDS encoding proteasome regulatory non-ATPase subunit 3, which translates to MQTTGELTLKQQLQQSGSKGNDELLGRLMSLYRALCVRHDEVGQEMLLNDILALLTLNHQHDLAERVIATCEISLPHRSNNQAARYFYYVGLTHALRLGYVEADQFLQYALRKAPERASGFRVAATKLSLVVQLLLGEIPPRSDFLQKDMRECLSPYLQLTSCVRFGQLGRFMSILQQHKAIFEHDRTYSLILRVRQHVIRTGLRRICQAYSRISIPDVCAKLSMENPDDAEYIIAKAIRSGVIDAVIDHEQRHLISSETVDVYSTSEPLLALQRRIQFLNATHNEVKRSMRYSAADPDLEEERRKVDREEMDSLLRAIEDEELGGADFEDGLP; encoded by the coding sequence ATGCAAACGACCGGTGAGCTTACCCTGAAGCAGCAACTGCAACAGTCcggaagcaaaggaaatgaCGAGTTGCTTGGACGTCTCATGAGCCTTTACCGAGCTCTTTGCGTTCGCCATGATGAAGTTGGACAGGAGATGTTGCTCAATGATATTCTGGCACTGCTGACACTCAACCATCAACACGACCTGGCAGAGCGTGTCATTGCCACATGCGAGATTAGTCTTCCTCATCGCTCTAATAACCAGGCCGCACGTTACTTTTATTACGTTGGCTTGACCCATGCACTGCGGTTAGGATACGTTGAAGCCGACCAGTTCCTTCAATACGCCCTGCGTAAGGCCCCGGAACGGGCATCTGGCTTTCGCGTTGCAGCAACCAAGTTGTCCCTTGTTGTCCAGTTACTCCTTGGTGAGATCCCGCCGCGCTCTGACTTTCTCCAGAAGGATATGCGTGAGTGTCTATCTCCCTACCTACAACTCACATCTTGCGTGCGTTTCGGACAGTTAGGTCGTTTCATGTCCATTCTTCAGCAGCATAAGGCCATCTTTGAGCACGATCGTACGTACTCTCTCATACTGCGCGTGAGGCAGCACGTGATCCGTACAGGTCTCCGCCGTATCTGTCAGGCATACAGCCGCATTAGTATTCCCGACGTCTGTGCCAAGCTATCTATGGAGAACCCAGATGATGCAGAATACATCATTGCAAAGGCTATTCGAAGCGGTGTAATAGATGCTGTTATTGATCACGAGCAACGGCACCTAATCAGCAGCGAAACGGTGGACGTGTACTCTACCTCCGAGCCACTTCTTGCCCTTCAGCGTCGCATACAATTCCTGAATGCCACCCACAACGAAGTGAAACGGTCTATGCGGTACTCTGCTGCGGACCCGGATTTGGAGGAGGAGCGACGCAAGGTGGATCGTGAGGAAATGGACAGTCTCCTAAGGGCCATAGAGGATGAGGAACTTGGTGGTGCTGACTTCGAAGACGGCCTACCGTAA
- a CDS encoding hypothetical protein, conserved (GPI-Anchor Signal predicted for Tb11.46.0007 by DGPI v2.04, no cleavage site predicted) has product MAQSWFKRHPLGIYPRGNAKNLDELVSPRFGILSTLQFASKGRAGKCCILGSQPAEEAFVDVMLHLLSFVAVDDMCRLSAVCTGWYCFIHASDAFKQAHGLLSPTYTCFEGSWKETAIRRFIKLRSKQRLNTAKRMRLEGGTPGVGETVNLSHRPVMVKRAFYNDQLFQAWMCTILPCHYHLRQSSIAGTATANRQPSVLSARGRYRSPLKEVPRCSGLSVDEFRTRFEETNLPVIIADVATEWPIYKILQEKFENLAVMQKKLFRPGTRPDVPMCCEHTTMSVADYVRYARDQTDERPIYLFDSEFGTFMDVESLYTVPEYFSRDDFFKVLGGARPKYRWIIAGPRRGGSSFHVDPNYTSAWNANLTGLKRWILLPPGHTPAGVFPSEDMSEVVTPVSLTEWLLNHYDATVEKWRDVAYECVCGPGDIMFIPCGWWHFVINLEDSVAITQNYVSKCNLSSVLKFLSVMKSSISGIDEDVDNCDTSRMVETRRANFAEEFAAAMHLSYPELMQTVAGEAKREAEERHEKKKMRAALPLLDVGSNGFAFSF; this is encoded by the coding sequence ATGGCGCAGAGCTGGTTCAAGCGACATCCTCTTGGTATCTATCCGCGTGGTAATGCGAAGAATTTAGATGAGTTGGTCTCCCCGAGGTTCGGTATTCTCTCAACCCTCCAGTTTGCCAGCAAGGGTCGTGCTGGTAAATGTTGTATTCTTGGATCACAACCAGCAGAAGAGGCGTTTGTTGACGTGATGCTCCACCTTCTTTCATTCGTCGCTGTGGATGATATGTGCAGGTTATCGGCTGTATGCACGGGGTGGTATTGCTTTATTCATGCATCAGATGCGTTCAAACAGGCCCATGGGTTGCTTTCACCTACGTATACGTGCTTCGAAGGCAGCTGGAAGGAAACAGCCATTCGTCGCTTTATCAAATTACGCTCCAAGCAAAGGTTAAATACGGCAAAGCGGATGCGTCTGGAGGGTGGTACACCTGGGGTTGGGGAAACTGTGAACTTGTCCCATCGTCCGGTGATGGTGAAGCGCGCCTTTTACAATGATCAGTTGTTTCAGGCATGGATGTGCACCATTCTTCCCTGCCACTACCATCTCCGACAATCAAGTATTGCCGGCACCGCAACTGCAAATCGGCAGCCAAGTGTATTGTCGGCTCGGGGTCGATATCGTAGTCCACTCAAGGAAGTTCCGCGGTGCAGCGGCTTGTCAGTAGACGAGTTCCGCACTCGATTCGAGGAGACTAATTTACCGGTTATTATAGCAGACGTGGCCACTGAATGGCCTATTTACAAAATATTGCAGGAGAAGTTTGAAAACCTTGCTGTAATGCAGAAAAAGCTCTTTCGCCCCGGCACGCGTCCTGACGTCCCAATGTGCTGCGAACACACAACCATGAGTGTCGCTGATTATGTTCGGTACGCTCGGGACCAGACCGACGAGCGTCCTATCTACCTCTTTGACTCAGAGTTTGGTACTTTTATGGATGTAGAGTCGCTGTACACTGTTCCCGAGTATTTTAGCCGTGATGATTTTTTCAAGGTTCTTGGTGGTGCGCGGCCCAAGTACCGTTGGATAATTGCCGGACCACGCCGTGGTGGAAGCAGTTTTCATGTGGATCCCAACTATACCAGCGCTTGGAATGCTAACTTGACAGGGCTAAAGCGGTGGATTCTGCTTCCACCTGGTCACACCCCCGCAGGGGTGTTCCCCAGTGAAGACATGTCGGAGGTTGTAACCCCCGTTTCTTTGACGGAGTGGTTGCTGAATCATTACGATGCCACAGTGGAGAAGTGGCGTGACGTTGCGTACGAGTGCGTATGTGGACCAGGGGATATTATGTTCATTCCTTGTGGATGGTGGCACTTTGTTATTAACCTGGAGGACTCGGTTGCAATAACACAAAATTATGTGTCAAAGTGCAACCTCTCGAGTGTACTGAAGTTTCTCTCTGTCATGAAGTCTTCTATCAGCGGGATTGATGAGGATGTGGACAATTGCGACACGAGCCGAATGGTAGAGACGCGCCGCGCTAACTTCGCTGAAGAATTTGCCGCGGCGATGCACTTGTCGTACCCCGAGTTGATGCAGACTGTTGCTGGCGAGGCTAAACGTGAGGCAGAGGAACGacatgagaaaaagaagatgcgaGCTGCTCTTCCGTTGTTGGATGTTGGTAGCAACGGCTTTGCGTTCAGCTTCTGA
- a CDS encoding 60S acidic ribosomal subunit protein, putative, which produces MPSVSQEKRDYEDRLNGCLTKYSRVLFCLMDNVRSQQVHGVRRDLRGKGELVMGKKTLQKKIVEKRAEGNKATDADKLFHQVCTDKQLLCGNTSMIFTNSEVSDITSVLDSHRVQAPARVGAIAPCDVIVPAGNTGMEPKATAFFQALNIATKISKGTVEIVSDKKVLSTGDKVDNSTATLLQKLDISPFYYQVEVQSVWDRGVLFTREDLSVTDAVVEKYLLEGISNISAMSLGAGIPTAATLPHMIVDAFKTLLGASVATNYEFEEYDGKNLRTAALEGKLGGGEAAAPAAAAAAAAPAAAPAAAAAEEEEDDDDFGMGALF; this is translated from the coding sequence ATGCCATCCGTTTCCCAGGAGAAACGTGACTATGAGGATCGCCTCAACGGCTGCCTCACGAAGTACAGCCGTGTGCTCTTCTGCCTGATGGACAATGTTCGCTCGCAGCAGGTGCACGGTGTACGCCGTGATCTCCGCGGTAAGGGTGAGCTGGTGATGGGAAAGAAGACGTTGCAGAAGAAGATCGTGGAGAAGCGCGCTGAGGGCAACAAGGCCACAGATGCTGATAAGCTGTTCCACCAGGTTTGCACCGATAAGCAGCTTCTGTGTGGCAACACATCGATGATATTCACGAACAGCGAAGTGTCTGATATCACCAGCGTGTTGGACAGCCACCGTGTTCAGGCGCCTGCGCGTGTTGGTGCCATTGCCCCATGTGATGTTATTGTGCCCGCCGGTAACACGGGTATGGAGCCGAAGGCAACGGCGTTCTTCCAAGCGTTGAACATCGCGACGAAGATTTCCAAGGGTACTGTGGAGATTGTGAGCGACAAGAAGGTACTGAGCACTGGTGACAAGGTGGATAACTCCACGGCGACGCTGCTGCAGAAGCTCGACATCTCACCTTTCTATTACCAGGTCGAGGTGCAATCCGTGTGGGACCGCGGTGTGCTGTTTACCCGTGAAGATCTCTCCGTCACCGATGCGGTTGTGGAGAAGTACCTCCTCGAAGGAATCAGCAACATCAGCGCTATGTCACTGGGTGCTGGTATCCCAACTGCCGCTACACTGCCGCACATGATTGTCGACGCCTTCAAGACTCTTCTCGGCGCCTCCGTTGCCACGAATTACGAGTTTGAGGAATACGACGGAAAGAACCTGCGCACAGCCGCCTTGGAGGGTAAACTCGGTGGTGGCGAAGCTGCTGCccccgccgctgccgctgctgccgccgccCCCGCCGCCGCTCCCGCTGCCGCCGcagctgaggaggaggaggatgatgatgacttTGGCATGGGTGCTCTCTTCTAA
- a CDS encoding protein kinase, putative — protein sequence MKLRADSRGGGEQDIRASFGHSTPRDTGESPSIQPVEGPIPLNFQYDPKVTSLEGALLFVGRTSSANVNSVNQKHLHGNSGVAIPNSPELVGGNQPLASARSSVADNSDQSSGKKKSAVGTGSIGGRHHDPNAPAAKIIVNETQGRTLNKPKSAAADIVNETPHAEGTGVKSAFWAVAKNVSDRTPLSGQSKPPPRKNSNDGSPTPDHAGDEPIDVRACNFKFKIIRELGGGGFGKVYQAILGDGRFVAVKKMKITSHDKVIDREVRVLSTLPPHKHCVRYLGSKRSSNHYYIFMEYVSGGSIRYIRKSAGVFEEPVMRRCVKMVLEGLQHIHRHDIVHRDIKGENVLLDEKGCVKIVDFGACKVLNSGHNTVGSVGTPYWMSPEVCRGEAATEKSDVWGVGCLCLEMTNESGIPWEFHSTANNTQAVLYSIAAAKNPPKIPQHLSPAARDFIACTLRVDPKDRPTVDKLLQHPFFSQSYSAAQPVEREAVMSRVESFDFVNTISTLSQPGDAASTGSKPPVVNIGPVMISTGCKTVAPSKDKEKSQSPTYQLKAASSDDDDDYCRVRNVIRPQGNLERYPPPGTPGDEGIIGKRKKSVIATPSRVGKDEVKEMLEVTPAPQARATGVGPPADVRVSPLPNPSSSSPVRVVRAQPPPRQRRSTEASNPSSTRVSSSLTSGKPAGDPPVTNSLAEGTAKRKKTNESGKSASEPGHNDGRPSKDNPGRSNSSAWWRPKQGSDTNKSVIKWLIK from the coding sequence ATGAAGCTGAGGGCTGACTCCCGTGGGGGTGGGGAGCAGGATATCAGGGCCAGCTTCGGCCACTCTACCCCACGTGACACTGGTGAGAGTCCATCTATTCAACCCGTGGAAGGCCCGATCCCCCTAAATTTCCAATACGACCCGAAAGTCACATCATTAGAGGGAGCGCTGCTCTTTGTTGGCCGCACCTCCTCTGCGAACGTGAATAGTGTCAACCAAAAGCATCTTCACGGTAACTCCGGTGTTGCAATCCCGAATTCACCGGAGCTGGTTGGAGGAAACCAGCCGCTTGCGTCCGCTCGTTCATCGGTGGCTGACAATTCTGATCAAAGCAGCggtaagaaaaagagtgcCGTCGGTACGGGATCTATAGGTGGCCGTCACCACGATCCAAACGCACCAGCAGCGAAAATCATAGTTAACGAGACGCAGGGGAGAACGTTGAATAAACCAAAGAGTGCCGCTGCCGACATCGTGAACGAGACTCCCCACGCTGAGGGCACTGGTGTGAAGAGTGCTTTTTGGGCTGTAGCGAAAAATGTAAGTGATAGAACTCCACTGAGCGGTCAGTCAAAGCCCCCACCTCGAAAAAATAGCAACGACGGCAGCCCAACCCCGGACCATGCGGGTGACGAGCCTATAGACGTGCGGGCGTGCAACTTTAAGTTCAAAATCATCCGAGAATTGGGTGGTGGAGGCTTTGGAAAGGTGTATCAGGCAATACTGGGTGACGGTAGGTTTGTAGCGGTTAAGAAGATGAAGATAACATCCCACGATAAGGTGATCGACAGAGAGGTCCGCGTGCTGAGCACGCTTCCGCCGCACAAACACTGTGTCCGTTACCTTGGCTCGAAGAGGAGCAGTAATCACTATTACATTTTCATGGAATACGTCAGTGGGGGTAGTATCCGTTACATTCGTAAAAGTGCTGGGGTGTTTGAGGAACCAGTGATGCGGCGCTGTGTGAAGATGGTTTTAGAGGGTCTTCAACACATTCACAGACACGACATCGTTCACCGCGAtatcaaaggggaaaatgttcTGCTTGACGAGAAAGGTTGCGTAAAAATTGTTGATTTCGGCGCATGCAAGGTTTTGAATAGCGGCCACAATACTGTGGGTAGTGTTGGCACACCGTATTGGATGTCCCCGGAGGTCTGCCGTGGGGAAGCGGCTACGGAGAAATCAGACGTATGGGGTGTGGGGTGCCTCTGTCTTGAGATGACAAATGAGTCGGGCATACCGTGGGAGTTCCATTCGACTGCCAACAATACGCAAGCTGTTCTCTATTCCATCGCGGCAGCAAAGAACCCTCCCAAAATCCCTCAACATCTTTCCCCAGCCGCTCGCGACTTCATTGCTTGCACTCTGAGGGTCGACCCGAAGGATCGCCCTACTGTGGATAAGTTGTTGCAGCATCCCTTCTTTTCGCAAAGCTATTCCGCTGCGCAACCTGTTGAACGTGAAGCGGTGATGTCGAGGGTGGAGAGCTTCGACTTCGTCAACACTATTTCAACTCTTTCTCAACCGGGAGATGCAGCAAGTACCGGCAGCAAACCACCTGTCGTGAACATCGGACCCGTAATGATTAGCACAGGTTGTAAGACTGTGGCGCCGAGTAAAGACAAGGAGAAATCTCAGTCGCCGACCTATCAACTCAAGGCAGCAAGCAGcgacgacgatgatgatTACTGCAGGGTGCGTAATGTTATTAGACCTCAGGGAAATCTTGAACGGTATCCCCCGCCAGGTACCCCCGGAGATGAAGGTATCATCGGGAAGCGCAAGAAATCTGTTATTGCGACCCCCTCTCGCGTGGGTAAAGATGAGGTTAAGGAGATGCTAGAGGTGACCCCGGCACCACAAGCACGTGCGACTGGAGTGGGGCCCCCTGCTGATGTTCGTGTGTCGCCCCTTCCCAATCCAAGCAGCAGTAGCCCGGTGAGGGTGGTGAGGGCTCAGCCGCCTCCACGGCAGAGGCGAAGCACCGAAGCGTCTAATCCTTCTTCAACACGTGTAAGTTCTTCCTTAACTTCTGGAAAACCTGCCGGTGACCCCCCTGTGACGAATTCGCTTGCCGAAGGAACAGCTAAGCGGAAAAAGACCAATGAGTCTGGCAAGTCGGCATCCGAACCCGGGCACAACGACGGCCGCCCAAGTAAGGATAATCCTGGGCGCTCAAATAGTTCTGCGTGGTGGCGGCCCAAACAGGGATCTGACACCAACAAATCGGTGATCAAGTGGTTGATCAAATAA